The sequence below is a genomic window from Cydia pomonella isolate Wapato2018A unplaced genomic scaffold, ilCydPomo1 PGA_scaffold_208, whole genome shotgun sequence.
GTATCGCAACTATGGAatgtggaggtaaggaaataaatctccatataccaaaaagtgtcatcaaaaaaccttaaataggtagcgctacaatatctagagtacttgaacaaaaaaatcaaatcgtagacagcgcacttcactctgtcaataacgcctaccataagagatttctctccttttaatccacactccataattgcAACATTGCAACCAATAGTGTAGCTTGAATGCAACTGAGTCATGAATTTGGTACTTATATAGATAGTAGGATCAACTAGATATgatatacgcgtgcgcccgtgagggacagaacataagcaatgcgccaaattaaaaacacgttttaacattcctgacaacatgccaaaaacaacctacgtaatttggtcgggttatctGTTGCCCACCATTCTATACAAGAACATTTAGATGCTAACAAATAGGAAccataaatataaactatatatatatttacagtacatatggtgctactttaccgcactagtgcgaaaattagcatattacgttactgtgtcgaacatttaaacggccatatgtactgtaaaacgttgtacgatacatgtgcgaataggtaattcgcaactcgtgtcgatttaaaacactcccttcggtcgtgttttaatttatcgccactcgttttgaatttcctatttttcgcacttgtatcgtaatgtactaatatatcttttttgtgtattctgtaatttgtatgttataattataattgttttatgtgTTAGTGTTAGGTAGGTCTGTATCAATCTGTATGAACACCAATGTGAAAGCAATAAACAGAGGTCATTTatacgcacacatacatagctTGCTCACCACCAAAGTGGCTACGGCTCGAGTAATAAATTGTACTCAGAACAGCTAACGGGGAGGCCCCGCTTGATAGTTAAAACATTGAGCATTTTTCTGGGTACATTTTCCTTGCCTGTGGTATTTTCAATTAGCATTTGATTACGGGGGCTATGATGTCATCTCCAATTAATTCTCTGGAAATAGAGGCTGGCATTGTTCCTTTATTTGTACGCAGATGTTACATCACTGACAAGTATGTTCTTAAATTAGTTAGTCGTGGTAACGAAGTAatttatagatacttaaataatatcaatattccaaattataatttaataccgTTTCCTAATTCTTCTTCCATAAGTGATGTTATAacttatttaaactttgaatTTCAAGATATAGTGTATTGGTCTAATTTGCTTCCCTGTTTTGAACAtgattacaatgatattatgcGAGACGTGGTTGTTGAACTGGTCAAATTTGAATCGAAATATGACTTTTTGGAGTTTCTTGATGATAAGACTGATTTTGTTAAGTTATACACTGACGGCTCTAAAACTAAAGATAGGACCAGTTTTGCATTTTTTGACTCTTTTTTGAACATAGGAAAAGTTTTTGAATGTAGTAGTTATTTTTCAGTATTTTCAGCTGAAGTATTAGGCATAATTTATGCTTTAGAACATAttcgtaattattatataactaaaaataagtttttgattcTATCTGATTCGATGAGCGCTTTACAAGCGCTTAAAAGTAAATGTGTAAGTGCAtctgtaaattatttaatttataagttgAGAAGTTGTTTAAGTTCTTTGTTGAATAGAAATATTACTGTTGAATTTTGCTGGGTTCCGGGACATTCAGGAATTTTTGGCAACGAACTAGTAGACAAGCTTGCCAAATCTACAGAAGATATACAAGTTTGTGATTTAAAAGTACCTCAATCCGATTTAGTACCTTTTATTAAAGAACTTATGATTAGACGTTGGAATAACTCATGGTCTAAATCCAAAGAAGTCAAAGGGAAATGGCTTGCAGAAATAGTCCCGGCACCCAGCTCCAAGTCGTGGTTTGAATACCAAAGAAAATATGtagaaagggcatttattacaACTATATGTAAATTGCGCATTTGTCGCGAAGTACGcgatgattgtaaataatagacAGCAACACTTAAGCCCGGAAACGTAAAATAAAGAACATGAAATTTAGTCTATGGTAAGTGACGCTCTTTTCTCCTTTTCAAATGTATCATGGTTGTTGCATATCTAATTTGTTCAAGTAAAAGTTAATATCAGTGATAGTGACTCAAGATTTCCTGTTTCTTGCTCGTGAAAGAAAGCTAAGTATTTagcataagataaaataaaacgaattatCAATGTTTGGATTTATTCTATAATGGTTTGGTTTTACAATTTGTCACTATGTGCTTACTCTGTTCAATGCTGTTTAGCTGGCATGCACGTGTGGCATGCACATGACACTAAGGTGTTAAACCACGCATACAAGTCATGTATGCAATGGaataataggtataaaataccTTGAGGCAATACTAACATGCAAGCAGCGATTGCATGACGTAGGAGCTTGGCCAATATGGCATCGCTTTGGGTGGCATGAGATATCTGTACGAATTATGCTCGGATGATCTGATTGCCGACCTATAACAAGCTCATGCGTACCGGGCCTCTAATAACTAAGAATAAGGCTTTGGGCCACCTAATTAGATTGATGTCCTTTGGTACCAGGGGATAGGGCGGTCTAAAATTACAAGTACAAGTCACGATAGGTGATTGTACTCTCCAGACGGACTTGGCACAAATAAAAGTGCAATCATGTGAAAGCACATCCATAAGTGTTtggaaagtaagtaaataagtaataaatatagaGTAAGACTATACTGACTACCATTCAAGTAAACAATccttatatgtatattgattaggtaaatatttagtGATTCAAGTGGAAtcaattttaacaatatttaaacaGGTCTGGAGTAGAACGTGGTCTATGTTGGCCGCTGGCGTTGGGGAACGCTGGAGATCTTGAGTCACACCGAGTCCAACTTAATTAAGGTAAGGATGACAATATTCCTCTCATACTACAGAAGCCTCAATTACAATAATGCCATAGTATGTCTATCAACCAATCAATTAACTAAATCATAAAGCGAAGCAGATATTTAATCCTACTGGGTTATAGTTATTGTTGAACCAAGGCAAGAGTGATTAAAGGAATCTTGGATTACAATGTTAATCATTATAAATCTTTATGTATTAAATTCATCCCCTTTGGTACATAAAATTGGTGACAGTTGCTggaataaattaacaaatatatatcataactcaTATTTGCTACACAAAGGATATAATAAGAGGCTTCCGTATGGTGAATGTGGTCATCCTATCTTGAAAAACAGGACatttaataagataaatttaccaaataaatctgAAATATGGTTCGTGGTAGCGACATCTGTGGAGGAACAAGCAAACCTGACATCTGTATCGGAAATCGATAGGTGAATAAAACATTGTTTCAGGATAATTTACGAAAAGGAAAGCAGACGTGCAGCAAGTCTAATAAATATATGTGgttgtactttatttatttcgtaGTTTCGTTAAAGGAAGGGGTCCtttaattatcatacaaaacttaATTTGTCGAGCTTGTATAACGCAAGGTAAACTTACAAGTAGTTCAACCGCTCCTCGACAGGTGGCACCTCATTTGAAATGAGACTATTCCACCACAGATGGCGTTGTGAACACgatttgtatataattatttattgcatcatcattttgaagtaatttaataaaaatactttaaatgagatttgaatgaataaaaacgtaaaactcGAAAGAGTAAGTACAAAACGGAAACGTATTTCGTTCCACGGAAATTACAAGTATGCAGTGACATTGACATTAGTGACAAGTACAAACAGGTTTCATAAACGCGGCTATCGACAAACAACTTCGAATCCTGTTGTTAATTATCAAATTACTTGAGAAATCCAGTGTTTCATAATTGGAAAGTGCTCACAAATCAAATATTAAAGGAAATCATTCATTATATCATCAGGTAAGAATGGATTGGAATGGATTCTCACCATTTTGTGTTTTTACGCCGTCAAGCAAATCACTTTGTGCGTTGTTTGTAAAGTTTCCATACTTTATCGAAATGTTTCCATAATAACTAAATACATAACGATTTGTTATTATCACTAGTAGATTCTACAATGCATTTAGTAAAGCATGTATAGATGGAAGTTCGTTTTACAATCCATATCAAGTAGAAATTATAGTGAAAGATATATTGCGCCTTTTCCAAGTTTTAAGTACATATCTTAAGCTACTTTGACAATAGTTGAGAAATACAAGTTGTTACccgaaacaataaaaataatctggTTAATTACActgaattaatatattaaatgtatCATTTATCATCAAGGTAACTTCATAGATGCTTTAAGAGGAAATTACATACTACATATCAACATCATTGCCAGTGGTGGAGAGAATGCATTGCTGTAGTATTTGAAGAAAATCTAATAAAAGAAACTAGGTTCAATTAATGACAAGGTATGTAAATGTAAGTTTAGAACCCCTGGTGTATTAAAAGGGGACAAGTTAAAGCCTTTTTTAATGAGATTATTGTATgagatataaattatatacaaattaaagACTTAAGCAAATAAGTCATTACATTTAGTAGTAAACAAGGTTTATTACAATTAAACCTGAACGATAACAAGTTAGAAAGAATTTAGCGGTTTGTGTTTGATTGTGACTATCTTTGTTGAATAAATAAGAACCAAAATATGCTCTTGAAGTTTCTTGCTGTTGTAAGCAAATTGCCAAAAGGGGCACGGTAGTGTCGCATCCAAGTCAAATGAAAAGTAACATTTAGTGAGAAGTGTTACCCAAGTTCGGGAATTAGTGCTGTTTATAGACTAGGTCGAACTATGTGTGGGACTTGCATGTGAACTTTAATAAAACTTTGCTAAGCAAGAGTAACAGTGTTGAGCTACGACCAAGTATTTCACAAACTTTGTTTACCATTTATCAGAGAATGGTATGAAGCGAGTTGATTGAATAAAATTCACAATCAATACAcagattaattatattataattaacagCCTTTACATAAAAGTCACTTACCAATAAATTGTGTTGATGGGACTCCTTTGTAGTCAatatagaatttatttacagtcTATTAtagtcaaaaataattatttcaggaTTATTGCACAACAATATtgctgaataaaaaataataaaaaatggaaGAAATATATTTGGAGAGACTAAATAAATTTGTATCTGGAATAAAAAACCTGTCCAACAGTTCCAAGGTCCTTTGTACTTTGAAGTCGTGGAGTGATGAGGAGGAAGAACAAGCCAAGATTGTTTCAGCAAAATTACAAGCCGTGATAAACCGATTTAACACGGAGCTTtaccaatattttaatacaGCTACTAATCCGAATGCTGATGAAATATCTATTCTGACGACAGAGCAATTAAATGGTGAAGAAGCACTAGCTGAATTGAACGCGCTTATACAATCAAAACGAGACAAGTCTGGTTCTTCATCCACCTCAAGTCATCCTACCAATAGAGGAAAGTTGCCCGAGCTTCATTTGCCAACATTTGATGGGAATGTTCTTCAGTGGACACAGTTTTGGGATCAATTTAACTCGAATATTGATCAAAGGGATCTGAAAGATGTAGACAAGCTCCTTTATCTGAAAACATCTTTGAAAGGAGATGCGAAGACCATTTTAGATGGATTGGAAACAACTAAtgataattacaaaatagctGTTACTATGCTTACCAGCCGATATGGTAGAAAATCACAGATAATTGATGCTCATTATTCAAAACTATATAAACTAAAGAGGGCTGAGAACCAGGACGAATGTAGGAAAAAGTTAGACGATATTGATCGGCACCTTAGAATATTAAACTCCTTAGGAGAAAATACTGAACACAATCACCTGAGATTCCTAATTATGGAGAAATTCCCCGAAGATATTATATACgagttgaaattgaaattaaaggATGAATCCATAGAGGAATTAAGGAGAGAACTGCAGGTAGTGCTAACAGCCAGAGAAGATGCTAAAAGAACTTGCATGGAAGACAACAGCAAAGACAAAAATTACACAACAGAAACTCTTCTCATACAAGAgtcaaaaaacaaaagaaaacccAAGTCAAGGAAACCAGATGCTAACAAAATCAACCATAAGAGGTTCAAACCAACTGTGACTGCCTTTAGTAAGATATATAACAATAAACGAAAGTTCAAAGAAGAAGAAAACCAATCTGCACCCATTAAAAAGAAAAGGAAGATCTCATGTATATTTTGTGGTGGAGATCACTTCAATGACGAATGTACCAATGTCAAAACCATACCACTTAGAAaggcaaaattaaataatcgctgttatgtatgtttaggtTTAGGCCACGGTGCAAGGACgtgtaaaaacaaaacaagagtTTGTCCGCATTGTGGGATGAAAGGACAACACAACCGAGCGCTGTGTCCTACAAAGGAACAACTTAAGAAAGAGACTACCACCTCATTACATATCAACGACGATTCACCTACTGTTCTGCAGACAGCTATTGTTAATGCCATAGGAAGGAACAATACAGTCATTAAATGTCGTGTACTTTTAGATTGTGGTAGCATGAGAAGTTATATTTTACAAAAGGTAGCTAGAAAACTTAACCTGGAACCAGAAGAAAAACAATGTCTTACAGTATTCACCTTTGCCGGGGAACAACCGTATGAATTAGAAAGTCCATTGGCTAGACTCTatctacaaacaaaaacaaataaaatgaaattaatatacGCAAATATTGTGCCTACTATCACTCGTGACATATCCACTTTTAATAAAGATTTCTCGGAATGGAGACATCGAGACCAGTATCTTCTAGCCGACGATGGATCACTTGAGGATCAAATTGACATCCTGATCGGAAACGACTATTACCAATCACTAATGTTGTCTGAGAAAATAGAGATAAAGGAAAATCTTTATCTAGTAGACTCTGTGTTTGGTTGGATACTATCTGGTCGATCGAGAGAGGAAAGGGGAGACGAACTGTCCGTACTCACGTACTTCCAAGCTTCATATGAGACCAAGTTAAACG
It includes:
- the LOC133533843 gene encoding uncharacterized protein LOC133533843, which produces MEEIYLERLNKFVSGIKNLSNSSKVLCTLKSWSDEEEEQAKIVSAKLQAVINRFNTELYQYFNTATNPNADEISILTTEQLNGEEALAELNALIQSKRDKSGSSSTSSHPTNRGKLPELHLPTFDGNVLQWTQFWDQFNSNIDQRDLKDVDKLLYLKTSLKGDAKTILDGLETTNDNYKIAVTMLTSRYGRKSQIIDAHYSKLYKLKRAENQDECRKKLDDIDRHLRILNSLGENTEHNHLRFLIMEKFPEDIIYELKLKLKDESIEELRRELQVVLTAREDAKRTCMEDNSKDKNYTTETLLIQESKNKRKPKSRKPDANKINHKRFKPTVTAFSKIYNNKRKFKEEENQSAPIKKKRKISCIFCGGDHFNDECTNVKTIPLRKAKLNNRCYVCLGLGHGARTCKNKTRVCPHCGMKGQHNRALCPTKEQLKKETTTSLHINDDSPTVLQTAIVNAIGRNNTVIKCRVLLDCGSMRSYILQKVARKLNLEPEEKQCLTVFTFAGEQPYELESPLARLYLQTKTNKMKLIYANIVPTITRDISTFNKDFSEWRHRDQYLLADDGSLEDQIDILIGNDYYQSLMLSEKIEIKENLYLVDSVFGWILSGRSREERGDELSVLTYFQASYETKLNEPDPPLDNTSMKTLWDLESIGIVDSPNTNRDEEAIKHFNENTMLKDGRYQVSWPWKDYPPQLPTNYGLAYGRLVGLVKRLDKETLSLYDKTLSDQLEKEIIEEVPNEKGKEHPIHYLPFHGLNKECEKS
- the LOC133533878 gene encoding uncharacterized protein LOC133533878; amino-acid sequence: MMSSPINSLEIEAGIVPLFVRRCYITDKYVLKLVSRGNEVIYRYLNNINIPNYNLIPFPNSSSISDVITYLNFEFQDIVYWSNLLPCFEHDYNDIMRDVVVELVKFESKYDFLEFLDDKTDFVKLYTDGSKTKDRTSFAFFDSFLNIGKVFECSSYFSVFSAEVLGIIYALEHIRNYYITKNKFLILSDSMSALQALKSKCVSASVNYLIYKLRSCLSSLLNRNITVEFCWVPGHSGIFGNELVDKLAKSTEDIQVCDLKVPQSDLVPFIKELMIRRWNNSWSKSKEVKGKWLAEIVPAPSSKSWFEYQRKYVERAFITTICKLRICREVRDDCK